One genomic segment of Hordeum vulgare subsp. vulgare chromosome 2H, MorexV3_pseudomolecules_assembly, whole genome shotgun sequence includes these proteins:
- the LOC123425774 gene encoding probable proteasome inhibitor, with amino-acid sequence MVTDAAALAVVKAARPVFRGAHDGVAFATNAAFLAAGYSLCAVGPAALTDPLPAVDDEVGIDGWNSMDNCYAFLYSKEEEGKKKRILVKCLVIDDFLAIDALDLEAQHKEPCNVQINVKDFFSEEQPKNYKDMYKNFAGFINTLNSSLLVELDGKDAAAAQKPDVESSSSINSSENVLRDARTTEPAGLIYPPVAPFGHDDTFPAPGAGFYPHSGGAGGSMHVGPNDPRFFPSNPFPAPFGGPGSVPPGGRYDPIGPPDVPGFEPSRFVRRSRHPGGSTHPDLEFFQQGPDF; translated from the exons ATGGTGACTGACGCGGCCGCGTTGGCGGTCGTGAAGGCCGCGCGCCCCGTCTTCCGCGGCGCCCACGATGGCGTCGCGTTTGCCACAAACGCCGCGTTCCTCGCCGCTGGATACTCTCTCTGCGCCGTTGGTCCTGCCGCGCTTACCGACCCCCTGCCCGCAG TTGACGATGAGGTGGGAATTGATGGGTGGAACAGTATGGATAATTGCTATGCCTTTTtgtactccaaggaggaggagggcaagaAGAAGCGCATTTTAGTGAAATGTCTAGTGATTGATGACTTCCTTGCTATTGATGCGCTGGATCTTGAGGCACAACACAAGGAACCCTGCAATGTCCAGATAAA TGTGAAGGATTTCTTCTCTGAAGAACAGcccaagaattacaaggatatgtacAAGAATTTTGCGGGCTTCATTAATACCCTTAACTCAAGCTTATTGGTTGAATTGGATGGTAAGGATGCTGCTGCTGCCCAGAAGCCTGATGTTGAGAGCAGTTCATCAATAAACAG TTCTGAAAATGTTCTGCGGGATGCAAGGACTACCGAACCTGCTGG CCTGATTTATCCTCCAGTAGCTCCGTTTGGTCATGATGACACCTTCCCTGCTCCTGGTGCAGGTTTCTACCCTCACAG TGGTGGTGCGGGTGGTAGTATGCACGTTG GTCCAAATGATCCACGCTTCTTCCCTTCAAATCCTTTTCCTGCTCCTTTTGGTGGCCCTGG GAGTGTTCCACCTGGTGGCCGTTACGATCCAATTGGCCCGCCCGATGTTCCAGGATTTGAACCATCTCGCTTTGTAAG GCGTTCGAGGCATCCAGGTGGAAGCACTCACCCAGACCTCGAGTTCTTCCAGCAAGGCCCAGACTTCTGA